A single genomic interval of Nitrososphaerales archaeon harbors:
- a CDS encoding winged helix-turn-helix domain-containing protein: protein MPDDPELKRVLWYVLGGSRGGENRARIINELRKRPMNMNQLAEKLSVDYRTIMHHVGVLASNSLVVTRGEKYGAMYFISPRLEAGIEILVEVCNSLRFKLEPT, encoded by the coding sequence TTGCCAGACGACCCTGAGCTCAAGCGAGTTCTCTGGTACGTCCTGGGCGGCTCGAGGGGAGGGGAGAACAGGGCGAGGATAATCAACGAGCTGAGGAAGAGGCCCATGAACATGAACCAGCTGGCAGAGAAGCTCTCGGTAGACTACAGGACGATAATGCACCACGTCGGGGTGCTCGCGTCGAACTCGCTCGTCGTCACCCGCGGGGAGAAGTATGGCGCGATGTACTTCATCAGCCCAAGATTGGAGGCTGGAATCGAAATTCTTGTCGAGGTTTGCAACTCCCTCCGATTCAAATTGGAACCAACATAG
- a CDS encoding glycosyltransferase, giving the protein MQVSRPALGFSIGVCASDSSPNLPSLLSFLLAEDFGGFVLQSLVVVASGCDKNVVSEARKMADSDSRILLITEPERRGKAEAINRIVENTVGEFLVMVNSDAVPEAGSVRKLLSVASEDESVGCVSAMPIFDSRANMTSSLIDLVWTAHNESSLALNHMNLSNHASDELIVIRSSIVTRLPAGVVNDGAFIAGTARLRGYKVKFCPPARVHIETPGRVADVIGQRRRILFGHAQVWRRLGTPPRTIESLILIAPLTALRLLARTVARNPRSILVLPVALVTEVSAAVLSIWDSLRSSKRHTVWRRYT; this is encoded by the coding sequence ATGCAAGTCTCCAGACCTGCCTTAGGGTTCAGTATAGGCGTCTGCGCCTCCGACTCCTCGCCGAACCTTCCCTCCTTACTTTCCTTCCTCCTCGCGGAAGACTTTGGTGGCTTCGTGCTTCAGAGTTTGGTGGTAGTGGCCAGCGGCTGCGACAAGAACGTCGTCTCCGAAGCCCGAAAGATGGCCGACTCTGACTCCAGAATCCTCCTGATAACCGAGCCCGAGAGAAGGGGAAAGGCCGAGGCGATAAACAGGATAGTCGAGAACACAGTCGGAGAGTTCCTCGTCATGGTCAACTCCGACGCAGTCCCTGAGGCCGGCTCCGTCCGGAAGCTCCTCTCTGTGGCCTCAGAAGATGAGAGCGTCGGATGCGTATCTGCGATGCCCATCTTCGACTCAAGAGCCAATATGACCTCGTCGCTGATTGACCTGGTGTGGACGGCTCACAACGAATCCTCTCTGGCGCTGAATCACATGAACTTGTCCAACCACGCAAGCGACGAGCTCATTGTTATCAGGTCCTCGATAGTGACGAGGCTCCCTGCGGGCGTTGTGAACGATGGCGCTTTCATCGCTGGAACAGCCCGCCTGCGCGGATACAAGGTCAAGTTCTGTCCCCCGGCCAGGGTTCACATCGAGACACCCGGCAGGGTGGCAGACGTGATTGGTCAGAGAAGAAGGATCCTATTCGGCCACGCGCAGGTCTGGCGTCGCCTCGGGACGCCCCCGAGGACCATCGAGTCCTTGATACTCATTGCTCCCCTGACTGCCCTGCGCCTTCTCGCCAGAACGGTCGCGAGAAACCCGAGATCCATCCTTGTTCTGCCTGTGGCGTTGGTCACTGAAGTCTCGGCAGCAGTGCTCTCCATCTGGGACAGCCTGAGGTCTTCGAAGCGTCACACCGTTTGGAGGCGGTACACCTGA
- a CDS encoding glycosyltransferase, with translation MLISFPVGGVLLAVSICLSGAFFVYGFNTLHLTIRARRYRPSRAGPMLDRPTVAVHLPIYNELYVVGRLLAVCVVLAETYGRDLVKVYVIDDSTDETSSVIDGLVAEYRAKGLGFEVIRRGSRSGFKAGALQAALNATKEKYVAVLDADFVPPPDFLDRSIPLLEQDQTVGFVQSRWGHLDRHYNTVTESLAIGVDAHFLLEQRGRNGSGYLMNFNGSAGVLRAEAIREAGGWAADTLAEDLDLSYRLQLTSYRGVYLNDLEVPGELPPTIASLKRQQGRWARGSLQTAKKLFSQIASSKRLSLGQKTQAAVHLTYYLVHPLMIASFLIAVAADFLSIDVIKYSVNITIPSVVQGSSSIGLVMVGLQVAPWVVFSILIAMSTFAVLFYCVEAVRVQKLGILENAKKIILLVILGYGISISNSVQALSGLFSSETGTFSRTPKYAISRSGETWQDKKYQLSLNTTTALEAGAVVLASTASVWALITKNLGILPILLVYLTGYSFVLYLTLREKIGSGGRLDA, from the coding sequence GTGCTGATCAGCTTCCCGGTCGGAGGCGTGCTCCTCGCGGTTTCAATCTGCTTGAGCGGGGCCTTCTTCGTGTACGGATTCAACACCCTGCACCTCACCATAAGGGCGAGGCGCTACAGGCCATCCCGAGCGGGGCCGATGTTGGACCGACCTACGGTCGCCGTTCACCTTCCCATCTACAACGAGCTCTATGTCGTCGGCAGGCTCTTGGCCGTATGCGTAGTGCTCGCGGAGACCTATGGCAGGGACCTGGTCAAGGTCTACGTCATCGACGACTCGACCGACGAGACGAGCTCGGTCATCGATGGACTGGTCGCAGAATACCGGGCCAAGGGCCTGGGGTTCGAGGTGATCAGGCGAGGGAGCAGGTCGGGGTTCAAGGCGGGGGCGCTGCAGGCCGCCCTAAACGCGACGAAGGAGAAGTATGTCGCAGTGCTCGACGCCGACTTCGTCCCTCCGCCCGACTTCTTGGACAGGTCAATCCCCCTTCTGGAGCAGGACCAAACCGTGGGGTTCGTCCAGAGCAGGTGGGGCCATCTGGACAGGCACTACAACACCGTCACAGAGTCCCTCGCCATAGGAGTGGACGCCCACTTCCTCCTCGAGCAGCGTGGAAGAAACGGGAGCGGGTATCTCATGAACTTCAACGGGAGCGCAGGGGTTCTGAGGGCGGAGGCCATCAGGGAGGCCGGGGGTTGGGCCGCGGATACGCTGGCGGAGGACTTGGACCTGAGCTACAGACTGCAGTTGACCAGCTACAGGGGGGTCTACCTCAACGACCTGGAGGTTCCGGGAGAGCTCCCCCCTACCATCGCCAGTCTCAAGCGCCAACAGGGGAGGTGGGCTAGGGGCTCGCTCCAGACTGCCAAGAAGCTCTTCAGTCAAATCGCAAGTTCGAAGAGGCTTTCGTTGGGCCAGAAGACTCAGGCCGCGGTCCACCTGACCTACTACCTCGTCCACCCCCTGATGATCGCCTCCTTTCTGATTGCTGTGGCCGCTGACTTCCTTTCCATTGACGTCATCAAGTACAGCGTGAACATCACCATACCCTCGGTCGTGCAGGGTAGCTCGTCCATCGGGCTCGTGATGGTCGGCCTCCAGGTTGCGCCCTGGGTTGTATTCTCCATACTCATCGCCATGTCGACATTCGCAGTTCTCTTCTACTGCGTTGAGGCGGTGAGGGTGCAGAAACTGGGGATTCTCGAGAACGCCAAGAAGATAATACTGCTCGTGATCCTCGGGTACGGGATCAGCATCAGCAACTCAGTCCAAGCTCTCAGCGGCCTCTTCTCGAGCGAGACGGGCACGTTCTCGCGGACTCCGAAGTACGCCATCAGCCGTTCCGGAGAGACCTGGCAAGACAAGAAGTACCAACTTTCCCTGAACACCACCACCGCTCTCGAAGCGGGAGCAGTGGTCCTCGCCTCCACCGCCTCAGTGTGGGCGCTCATTACCAAGAACCTGGGAATCCTTCCAATCCTTCTGGTCTACCTCACCGGTTACTCATTCGTGCTATATCTGACGCTGAGGGAGAAGATTGGCTCCGGGGGTCGGCTAGATGCTTAA
- a CDS encoding methyltransferase domain-containing protein, protein MLEEIPAFESPPTIKVVTTGRTSKLPHVVEVRFMGSSRGFYVFGAAPRSDWVLNALSSGQARVRVGELSFPCSVRRASPQEAESTYDLFKKKYGDRIVNRWYGDATACLLLEFAGRPERKGAGSGESDTKVDYRSWKSLGRDYYTDVAAAFDSASEEYDFTISRNFINTWIRRRSLEVLDRYLRKEDAALEIGCGTGAETLQIAKSVRTVVATDISERMVSLLGTKVRARKATNVIPLRLGAAEIALAASYLEGGRASVAYSLNGALNCEPKLDSFVAGLAELLPPGGHFICSVRNILCLSEVAIHAFLLQFDRAMLRVRQPTMVSVGGMDIPSTYYSPSDFASHFEPFFRVREMMALPALLPPAYLSNYYVRLRAVLSPLEALEKVLAGRPPFNRLGDQTLFVFQKLA, encoded by the coding sequence ATGCTCGAAGAGATTCCTGCGTTCGAATCGCCACCGACCATCAAAGTGGTGACCACCGGTAGGACGAGCAAACTGCCTCACGTGGTCGAGGTGAGGTTCATGGGTTCGAGCCGAGGATTCTACGTTTTCGGTGCAGCTCCGCGGAGCGACTGGGTGCTCAACGCCCTCTCGTCAGGCCAGGCCAGGGTCAGGGTGGGCGAACTCTCCTTCCCATGCAGTGTCCGGAGAGCCAGCCCCCAGGAGGCCGAGTCCACATACGACCTCTTCAAGAAGAAGTATGGCGACCGAATCGTGAACCGCTGGTACGGTGACGCAACGGCATGTCTCCTCCTCGAGTTTGCCGGCCGACCCGAGCGCAAAGGCGCAGGTTCAGGAGAATCGGACACCAAGGTGGACTACCGCAGTTGGAAATCTCTAGGGCGGGACTACTACACCGACGTCGCAGCAGCCTTCGACTCGGCCTCTGAAGAGTACGACTTCACGATATCGCGCAACTTCATCAACACCTGGATCAGGAGGCGCTCCCTCGAGGTCCTCGACAGATACCTCAGGAAAGAAGACGCCGCCCTGGAGATAGGTTGCGGCACCGGCGCCGAGACTCTTCAGATAGCCAAGTCGGTCCGCACCGTAGTGGCCACCGACATCTCCGAGAGGATGGTCTCCCTCCTCGGGACCAAAGTGCGGGCGAGGAAGGCCACCAACGTCATCCCTCTCAGGCTCGGGGCTGCCGAGATAGCTCTCGCGGCATCCTATCTCGAAGGTGGAAGGGCTTCCGTGGCTTATTCGCTAAACGGCGCTCTGAATTGCGAACCAAAGCTGGACTCCTTCGTGGCGGGCCTCGCAGAACTGCTCCCTCCTGGGGGTCACTTCATCTGCTCTGTGCGGAACATTCTGTGCCTCTCAGAGGTCGCCATCCACGCCTTCCTCCTCCAGTTCGACAGGGCGATGCTGAGGGTGCGGCAGCCCACGATGGTCTCTGTCGGCGGCATGGACATACCCTCGACGTACTACTCACCGTCGGATTTTGCGAGCCATTTCGAGCCCTTCTTCAGGGTCAGGGAGATGATGGCCCTGCCCGCCCTCCTTCCTCCCGCTTACCTGAGCAACTACTACGTCAGGCTCAGGGCCGTGCTCTCCCCCTTGGAGGCTCTCGAAAAGGTCCTCGCCGGGAGGCCACCCTTCAACAGGCTCGGAGATCAAACGCTTTTCGTCTTCCAGAAGCTAGCCTGA
- a CDS encoding dual specificity protein phosphatase family protein, whose product MGTTGYILRRIRAGVADRPTGFVWVQDALAASGYLASKRQVAWVGGQGIQRILTLTEFPLPSEWVADFEVKHVPMKDHKPPSDASLLEASAYIDESVRAGKRILVHCLAGNGRTMCAVAAYLIRSKGMNADDAITFLRRIRPGAVERRQEVSLREFASHLGESVVRTSKTG is encoded by the coding sequence ATGGGTACTACAGGGTACATACTGCGCAGAATTCGGGCAGGAGTAGCGGACAGACCGACTGGCTTCGTGTGGGTCCAAGACGCATTGGCAGCTTCGGGATACCTTGCCTCCAAGAGGCAGGTCGCCTGGGTTGGCGGACAGGGAATCCAAAGAATCTTGACACTTACCGAGTTTCCTCTCCCGAGCGAGTGGGTCGCCGACTTCGAAGTGAAGCACGTGCCCATGAAAGACCACAAGCCTCCGAGCGACGCTTCATTGCTCGAAGCGTCAGCGTACATCGACGAGAGCGTCCGGGCAGGAAAGAGGATACTTGTGCACTGCCTCGCTGGAAACGGAAGAACGATGTGTGCGGTCGCGGCCTACCTGATCAGAAGCAAGGGAATGAACGCGGACGACGCGATTACTTTTCTCAGGCGAATCAGGCCGGGAGCTGTGGAGAGGCGCCAGGAGGTGTCCCTGCGCGAGTTTGCTTCTCACCTCGGAGAGAGTGTGGTCAGAACTTCGAAAACCGGATAG
- a CDS encoding OB-fold nucleic acid binding domain-containing protein — protein MNIKDLRDGMRRVDAEGEIAEMAEPRSVNLKSGDQARVADCTLKDESGQIKLSLWDDQIDQVRVGAKVRITNGYTNSFRGDLRLNVGRYGKLEVL, from the coding sequence ATGAACATCAAGGACCTACGCGACGGCATGAGAAGGGTAGACGCAGAGGGCGAGATAGCCGAGATGGCCGAGCCGCGTTCAGTGAACCTGAAGAGCGGGGACCAGGCGAGGGTTGCAGACTGCACGCTGAAGGACGAAAGCGGGCAGATTAAGCTCTCGCTGTGGGACGACCAGATCGACCAGGTCAGGGTGGGCGCGAAGGTGAGGATAACGAACGGCTACACCAACAGCTTCAGGGGAGACCTGCGCCTGAACGTCGGACGCTACGGAAAGCTAGAAGTGCTGTAA
- a CDS encoding N-acetyltransferase: MRGGEGSVVSKKARIGKNVIIWNLTYVGPKTVIGDNVKIGSLAHIDYDVRVGSGSKIEGSVYIPPLSRIGRNVFIGPAAVLTNDPYPPSKRMIGVTIEDNAVIGARAVIKAGVTVGKGSVVAMGAVVTKDVPPGMVVVGVPARVVYTRREFDAKMKKWEKGASS; the protein is encoded by the coding sequence ATGAGGGGAGGAGAGGGGTCTGTCGTCTCAAAGAAGGCTAGGATAGGGAAGAACGTAATCATTTGGAATCTGACTTACGTTGGCCCAAAGACGGTAATCGGCGACAACGTGAAGATAGGGTCGCTCGCGCACATCGACTACGACGTCAGGGTCGGGAGCGGGTCGAAGATAGAGGGGAGCGTTTACATCCCGCCTCTCTCTAGAATCGGCCGGAACGTGTTCATAGGGCCTGCAGCCGTGCTAACCAACGACCCGTACCCTCCGAGCAAGCGGATGATCGGAGTAACCATAGAGGACAACGCGGTAATCGGGGCCCGAGCTGTGATCAAGGCAGGAGTGACTGTGGGCAAGGGGAGCGTCGTGGCCATGGGAGCCGTGGTCACCAAGGACGTCCCCCCGGGAATGGTCGTCGTGGGCGTCCCGGCCAGGGTGGTGTACACCCGGCGCGAGTTCGACGCTAAGATGAAGAAGTGGGAGAAAGGCGCTTCGTCATAG
- a CDS encoding Gfo/Idh/MocA family oxidoreductase: protein MPRVGVVGTGGWGKNHVRVLNELDCLAAVCDTDKAKMETYSRKYRVPGYSSLDEMIGKEKLDAATICTPASTHFALASKTLGAGLHTFVEKPMTTNSEEAGKLIEVAKKANRTLTVGYIERFNPPIADLKKMITKRELGELILLEFHRENRRGENIFDVGIVKDASVHDIDTAMWLFDEEPKLVFARVGTVKSKNEDFATIVLGFSGQKTAFIATNWVTPNRVRTLSAVFSGGVVDVDFVSQQTSIHEEGGTRVPTRAFQEPLTLELKEFTSAVSEKRKPLVTGEDGLKATRIAEAVLASSTSGTPIYLR from the coding sequence TTGCCCAGGGTAGGCGTCGTCGGCACGGGTGGTTGGGGTAAGAACCACGTCAGGGTACTGAACGAGCTGGACTGCCTCGCTGCCGTATGTGATACGGACAAGGCCAAGATGGAGACGTACTCGAGAAAGTACAGGGTCCCCGGCTACAGCTCGCTGGACGAGATGATAGGCAAGGAGAAGTTGGACGCGGCGACAATCTGCACGCCGGCTTCGACTCACTTCGCCTTGGCTTCCAAGACTTTGGGGGCGGGCCTGCACACGTTCGTGGAGAAGCCGATGACTACCAACTCGGAGGAGGCCGGAAAGCTGATCGAGGTCGCGAAGAAGGCGAACAGGACGCTGACCGTCGGCTACATCGAGAGGTTCAACCCGCCGATCGCCGACCTGAAGAAGATGATTACGAAGCGGGAGCTAGGGGAGCTGATACTCCTTGAGTTCCACAGGGAGAACAGGAGGGGCGAGAACATCTTCGACGTGGGGATAGTGAAGGACGCCTCCGTCCACGACATCGACACTGCGATGTGGCTCTTCGACGAAGAGCCCAAGCTGGTCTTCGCGCGCGTGGGGACCGTGAAGTCGAAGAACGAGGACTTCGCCACGATAGTGCTCGGGTTCTCCGGCCAGAAGACGGCGTTCATCGCGACCAACTGGGTCACCCCGAACAGGGTGAGGACGCTCTCGGCAGTCTTCTCCGGAGGGGTGGTCGATGTCGACTTCGTGAGCCAGCAGACCAGCATCCACGAGGAGGGCGGGACGCGCGTGCCCACGAGAGCGTTCCAGGAGCCGCTGACGCTTGAGCTCAAAGAGTTCACGTCCGCAGTGAGCGAGAAGAGGAAACCGCTGGTCACAGGGGAGGACGGGCTGAAGGCTACGCGGATAGCTGAGGCGGTACTCGCGTCCAGCACTTCTGGGACGCCAATCTACCTAAGATGA
- a CDS encoding Lrp/AsnC family transcriptional regulator, translating into MSRLESAKKDVNARTVQLVQLISEIGPDIPEIARRLGQYKESVRYRYKEKIVERGFAVQALVDNEKLGLRQLEMIIDFPGDSREYAQPILTAMSELCYVTSFEKLFPKGNYLVGAAVPNEFVEELARFMNELQRKGLFSNIEIRVFDWFRRFPMRAEFYDFNTGRWNFDWSTRSSRATSMAAYSPSQRANFDLIDLLILKELDIDASRPLVEISKKLRVNYKKLAWHHNTHVIDSGLIKGYTVRWPGTKYDYTIDRALHRQHRYFWADVIVRDLSMVERMELMSKIDGLPFVWCEAGGKDYFAQLAFPVDFFTEAMQRLEGMLGPVRERAELYFMDQTNALSFTISYKLYDQESKRWTFDRPTLLTRFDELILKIKEKGD; encoded by the coding sequence TTGTCACGCCTAGAGAGCGCCAAGAAAGACGTGAACGCGAGGACCGTTCAACTGGTCCAGCTCATCTCAGAGATTGGGCCCGACATACCAGAGATAGCGAGGAGGCTCGGGCAGTACAAGGAGTCGGTGAGGTACAGGTACAAGGAGAAGATTGTCGAAAGGGGATTCGCAGTCCAAGCGCTAGTCGATAACGAGAAACTTGGACTGCGGCAACTGGAAATGATTATTGACTTCCCAGGGGATTCCAGGGAATATGCCCAGCCAATACTTACTGCGATGAGTGAGCTCTGCTACGTTACCAGCTTCGAGAAGCTCTTCCCGAAGGGGAACTATCTAGTTGGCGCTGCAGTTCCGAATGAATTCGTCGAGGAATTAGCCCGCTTCATGAATGAACTCCAACGCAAGGGTCTATTCTCCAATATCGAGATTCGTGTGTTCGATTGGTTCAGGAGGTTCCCTATGCGAGCGGAGTTCTACGACTTCAACACCGGAAGGTGGAACTTCGATTGGTCAACGCGGAGCAGCAGGGCAACCAGCATGGCAGCATACTCCCCGTCCCAGAGGGCGAATTTCGACCTCATCGATTTGCTCATTCTGAAGGAACTCGACATCGACGCTTCCAGACCGCTGGTGGAAATCTCTAAGAAACTCAGGGTGAATTACAAGAAACTGGCCTGGCACCATAACACACACGTCATCGACTCTGGTCTAATCAAGGGTTACACCGTGCGCTGGCCGGGAACCAAGTACGACTACACGATTGACAGGGCGTTGCACAGGCAGCACAGATATTTCTGGGCGGACGTAATCGTCAGAGACTTGAGTATGGTGGAAAGGATGGAGTTGATGTCGAAGATTGACGGGTTGCCGTTCGTGTGGTGTGAAGCAGGTGGAAAGGATTACTTTGCCCAGCTGGCCTTCCCAGTCGATTTCTTCACTGAGGCCATGCAGCGCCTCGAGGGGATGTTAGGCCCGGTGAGGGAAAGGGCCGAATTGTACTTCATGGACCAAACTAATGCGCTGTCGTTCACCATTTCGTACAAGCTGTACGATCAGGAATCGAAGAGATGGACATTCGACAGACCAACTCTTCTGACAAGATTCGACGAGTTAATCTTGAAAATAAAGGAGAAGGGGGACTGA
- a CDS encoding FAD-binding oxidoreductase — protein sequence MAETDRLVEELEGVLPNRVTKNVSAYLKDWWPLLWLDSEAQGKAVAAVRPVSIDELVALVNFASSNRVALYIRGGGSSVTGASIPSGGVVVDMSGMNQILDLDEANRTATVQAGVRLKDVEAKLNATGFTLSQIPQSLELATVGGYVSTMGTGQYSTKYGGIEDSVLRLEVVLPTGEVVWTRKRGAPRSSMGPDLAKLFLGAEGSFGIISAAELKIRKLPKHVWKAAYSFSSFEAAINASKALMDMDVRPAVCRTYNEVEAVFQFGEQSCIMLLVYHFNSEAVFGTVREEVSAMLEQVSTVANSELVDRWLERRFNFREEIETVRKMGYTLDTIEMGAKWTRLYGLYVDAVESLEKLKGVSGVGAHVSHLYDQGACIYFTVIFEPSKEVYWKVWGALAKVAGTHDATLSHHHGVGILKRVYAKDEVQTKLLEKIKRATDPEGILSPDRMP from the coding sequence ATGGCTGAGACTGATAGGCTTGTTGAGGAGCTCGAAGGGGTTCTTCCTAACCGAGTGACCAAGAACGTATCAGCGTACCTGAAGGACTGGTGGCCCCTCCTCTGGCTAGACAGCGAGGCGCAGGGTAAGGCTGTCGCAGCGGTGAGGCCGGTCAGCATCGACGAGCTGGTCGCGCTCGTCAACTTCGCATCCTCCAACCGAGTGGCCCTGTACATCCGTGGAGGAGGGAGCTCGGTAACTGGTGCTTCCATCCCCTCGGGCGGAGTGGTCGTGGACATGAGTGGCATGAACCAGATACTTGACCTCGACGAAGCGAACAGGACGGCGACCGTCCAAGCCGGAGTCAGGCTCAAGGACGTGGAAGCCAAGCTCAACGCGACAGGTTTCACCCTCTCGCAAATCCCGCAGTCGCTCGAACTCGCGACCGTCGGAGGATACGTGTCCACGATGGGGACGGGGCAGTACAGCACCAAGTACGGTGGGATTGAAGATTCCGTGCTGCGGCTGGAGGTGGTCCTTCCAACTGGTGAGGTCGTCTGGACCAGGAAGAGGGGGGCGCCGCGTTCGTCCATGGGCCCCGACCTCGCGAAGCTCTTCCTCGGAGCCGAGGGCTCGTTCGGCATAATCTCGGCGGCTGAGCTGAAGATCCGCAAGCTTCCCAAGCATGTGTGGAAGGCAGCATACAGCTTCTCGAGCTTCGAAGCCGCAATCAACGCGTCGAAGGCGCTGATGGACATGGACGTCAGGCCCGCCGTCTGCAGGACCTACAACGAGGTCGAGGCCGTCTTCCAGTTCGGCGAGCAGTCGTGCATAATGCTCCTGGTCTACCACTTCAACTCCGAGGCGGTCTTCGGGACGGTGAGAGAGGAGGTCTCAGCGATGTTGGAGCAGGTCTCCACAGTCGCGAACTCAGAGCTTGTAGACAGATGGCTCGAGAGGAGGTTCAACTTCAGAGAGGAGATTGAGACGGTGCGGAAGATGGGCTACACCCTCGACACCATCGAGATGGGTGCGAAGTGGACAAGGCTCTACGGGCTCTACGTCGATGCCGTAGAATCACTGGAGAAGCTCAAGGGGGTCTCGGGCGTCGGGGCCCACGTCTCCCACCTCTACGACCAAGGAGCCTGCATCTACTTCACAGTCATCTTCGAACCCAGCAAGGAGGTGTACTGGAAGGTCTGGGGGGCGCTGGCCAAGGTCGCGGGGACACACGACGCGACTCTCTCGCACCATCACGGTGTCGGGATCCTGAAGAGGGTCTACGCAAAGGACGAGGTCCAGACGAAGCTGTTGGAGAAGATTAAGCGGGCCACAGACCCCGAGGGTATACTCTCCCCCGACAGAATGCCATGA
- a CDS encoding FAD-dependent oxidoreductase → MDKSGSVFDVAVIGAGIVGLMVTYRLSGRQMRVCLLEKNGDAGMGVTSGQANVIHVVQLPFGSVKSKLARKGNAMYDSLCSELDVKLLRMPALLVVRGWLRLPVLFFAYVYLLANLRGQFRTQLMRGSSLRKLEPSLAESVTAGVVVHGYGTVDAASLVARLKQALEGRGVVLEFGCEVTGAEVGESSTLLRTSKGDFMARYVVNAAGLHSDDIAKLLGRDLGRLEPGLGVMAVYSGLSLKTIIAPLPVSVGSRTKGGAIIPAVDGTTIFGPTLRVTRSKDDNTFTDEDVKLLTQKFGPLLADAGKLVRVYTGVRPLSPTKDFVIDIDRRRRVVNLVGIESPGLTAAPALAELVEDAVSGATS, encoded by the coding sequence TTGGATAAGAGTGGGAGCGTCTTCGACGTCGCAGTCATAGGGGCGGGGATTGTCGGCCTCATGGTGACGTACAGGCTCTCCGGAAGGCAGATGCGCGTGTGCTTGCTCGAGAAGAATGGCGACGCCGGAATGGGAGTCACGTCGGGCCAGGCGAACGTGATTCACGTGGTGCAGCTACCCTTCGGTTCGGTAAAGAGCAAGCTGGCCAGAAAGGGAAACGCGATGTACGACAGCCTCTGCAGTGAGCTGGACGTCAAGCTCCTCAGGATGCCGGCCCTGCTCGTCGTGAGGGGATGGCTGAGGCTTCCCGTCCTGTTCTTCGCGTACGTCTACCTCCTCGCAAACCTCCGCGGGCAATTCAGAACCCAGCTGATGCGCGGTTCCAGCCTCAGGAAGCTCGAGCCCTCGCTTGCGGAGTCCGTGACCGCGGGAGTCGTCGTCCACGGCTACGGCACAGTGGACGCGGCGTCCTTGGTGGCCAGGCTGAAGCAGGCTCTCGAGGGCAGGGGAGTGGTACTCGAGTTTGGTTGCGAAGTGACTGGAGCGGAGGTCGGCGAGAGCTCGACGTTGCTCAGAACGAGCAAGGGGGACTTCATGGCGAGGTACGTGGTGAACGCCGCAGGACTGCATTCGGACGACATCGCGAAGCTGCTGGGCAGGGACCTGGGCAGGCTGGAGCCGGGCCTCGGCGTGATGGCCGTCTACTCCGGCCTGAGCCTGAAGACCATAATCGCTCCCCTGCCTGTCAGCGTCGGCTCCAGGACCAAGGGGGGCGCGATAATCCCCGCTGTGGACGGCACCACAATCTTCGGCCCTACCCTGAGAGTCACCCGGTCCAAGGACGACAACACGTTTACGGATGAGGACGTGAAACTGCTGACGCAGAAGTTCGGTCCCCTCCTCGCCGACGCAGGGAAGCTTGTTCGAGTCTACACGGGCGTCAGGCCGCTCTCGCCCACGAAGGACTTCGTCATCGACATCGACAGGAGGAGGCGGGTCGTGAACCTTGTCGGAATCGAGTCCCCCGGGCTGACAGCCGCCCCTGCGCTCGCCGAGCTTGTAGAAGACGCGGTCTCAGGAGCGACCAGTTGA